ttatttccattttagGTGATACAGGGGTGAGAGTTTTAAGCCCGTCTCCTGGTGTTAAGAGGCGATCTCTCCGCAACAGGAGGTCGGATGCGATGCATGGTAAGACATATTCAATGTAATTGCTTTCTGTTTTCTAGTTCAaactttctaaattttagatttgCCGCCGAGTATGCGAGTTCGTTTTATCTTGGGTGAGGATGCGGATAAACCAGGTCAAAATGAGCCACGTCCCATCTTTTCCGAAATGGAGGAGTTTAAAAGCGATGATGGTACTGATGGCGAATGGAAAGAAGTTGCTCGGTAAATGGGTTCGCATGATTGCATATTCAACAGGATGACCTAAATGTATATTTACGATATGTAGATGGATCAAGTTTGAAGAGGACGTGGAAGACGGCGGTAACCGATGGACTAAACCTTTCGTCGGCACCTTGTCACTTCACGCGCTCTTCGAATTTCGTAGCGCTTTGCTAAATGGAACTTTAATGCTGGATGCGGAGGCTACTACTGTCGAGGAAGTGGTTAAGGTCATTGTCGACAAAGTCTGCTCTACTCATCAACTGACGGCCGATCAGAAGAACCAAGTATGTTACATGCGCCATCAAtgccaaaagaaatgttgacATCGATTTATGTTTGTAGATGATGGAAGTCATGGCCTGTCCTCATCGACATCTTTACGAAGTCCAAAAATCCGCCCCACTACTGATGAGCGAGAAAAGCCGCAACAGTTCGGCGAAAAGTAGGTTTACCACTAACTCATCTTTCCTGAGGAAATGTAGATTAGGCCAGTACATCCGTTTTTCGTTTGTACATGAATTGCTATTGTTATTTACGTTcgtctacatttttttctttgaaaagcGGAACGAACAGTTAAGTATTTACTCACACGGCTATTCGCATTTGTTTTCTAGATTTAACCGAATCACGCTCGAAAGTCGGCCTAGCTTTACCCAGCGTTCCGTCCATGACAAACACCGCGAATGCCGCAAAAGTATGCATTTACCTTTTTAACTAAACATATTTTAGTATGACGAGTGGGGTCTCTTCCACCGCGTTGGAAgttgaacacattttttatgaTTCCATCACTTTATTATTTGAAGGGAAATTCACCGTTCATGAAGAAGATTCCACCTGGAGCCGAGGTGAACAACGTTCTAGTGGGAGAAGTTGACTTTCTGGACAAGCCGGTTTCGGCTTTCGTTCGGTTGTCCAAGGCCGTTGTTTTAGGTGATTTCGCCGAAGTCCGACTACCttcgcgtttcttttttctgcttctCGGACCCAAGGTATCAGTTCTAGATTACTAGGTGTCACGTATTTGAATAATTGGTCAAGTCCCGTCTTGAAATCAACAGCAAAAGAGAAATCcagtttttttagtttttaatgaCCTGAATCACGGAATGCGATATACTCTTTTGCTTGTTGATCACGACGCGCCGATAAGACAAGTGATGGATAAGGctaaacataacaaaaaattcgttatttttatttattgtagACTCTAATCCAGTCGTGATATTAATCTCTAAGTCGCGTAgcgctaaaaaaaatttgtgtgtacgtcaaacaaaaacgaaagaaaaaggttagCCAAGTGAAACCTAACTATCTAGCCAAGGTTCAAGGCTCGCCACCTTGATGAAATATACCCACCGCCCTGTTCGGATATTGTACCATCCGGTTACTGCCTAGCTTGGAAATCGTATCTCAAGGATCATTGGGTTTTACACAAAATGATTTATTGAAAAAAGATTACTCCGCTCTCTGATAGGTTCGGTCCATTGACGTAGTTTATAACACGAATTTCACAATCTTGGGAAATAAGTTAAGTCAACAAAGTGAGAATATGacacgttcttttcttttcagggACAATTGGAGGATTATCGCGAGGTAGGCCGAGTTGTGGCCACCTTGATGTCCGATGAAGTTTTCAATGCCGTTGCATACCGCGCAAAGAATCGCGACCATCTCTTGGCTGGCATTGATGAATTTATGGATGCTGTCACCATTCTGCCGCCCGGTGAATGGGATCCGTCTATTCGTATCGAACCCCCGACCAATGTACCTTCTCAAGAGCCGCGAAAGAATCCCGATAAGCCACCAGAAGAGAAGGAAGACCCTGCTTTGGAGGAGCTCAAAATTTTGGAAAGCCAAGGCCTCGTCCGTACCGGACGTTTCTTTGGTGGCTTGATCGACGACGTGAAGCGCAAACTTCCATTGTAGGCAATCTTATGTAAACGTTACGCGgtttaaataataatgatgTGTTCGTGACATTAGTTACAAGTCGGATTTTACCGATGCGTTCGCCGTCCAGAGTATTGCATCAATCACCTTCTTGTACTTTGCTTCCTTGTCACCGATTATCACCTTTGGTGGACTGCTGGGAGATGCCACTGAGAACCGACTGGCGGCGCTTGAATCTCTCTGCGCTGGATGCATTTGTGGAATGtaaatgaacattttttttttactttcactaTTTATAATTCTATCCATCTTTCTGGtgggaggaaaaaaatgtatttatttacCCTCGCGTTTAAATTCCAGAATCTATTCCCTGTTTGCCGGACAGCCCCTCGCCCTGTTGAATGCCACTGGCCCTGTCCTGGTTTTCGAAGGTATTCTCTACAGTTTCTGCAGGTAACATTCCATTTTTCCCCTGACAATGgaggaattttcttttctaaccTTAACCATATCTTGCGATTATCTCTTGAAGTAAAAACGGCTACGATTACCTTTCACTCCGCTTATGGGTGGGTGTCTGGATGGGTGTCTTTATGATCACCCTTTGTGCCTTTGAAATCTCCGCTTGGGTGGCCTACATCACACGTTTTACTGAGGAGAACTTTGCACTCCTTATCGCATCCATCTACGTGTACAAGGTAATCGGTTCGTGCTTGGCGTTCAACGTTCATTTTTAACGGGATATTTTAAACTACGTAGGCGTTCGAGAAAATCATAAACATTGGAATAGACTATCCACTTTTCCCTCCTGCACCCAAGCTGAATGCCACGGATTGCTATTGTTATCCGAGCAATGAGACTTTGTCATTGGCCCAAGATGCCTTAGGTGAAATGGGTCCTTACAATTGGACGGGATTGCTAACTAACAGTTGCGCAGAGGTATTTTCAAGAGCTTTCCTTGAAGTATGATCACATTTATTGAATATAATACTAACTAATCTTCTGTTGAAGATATGGAATGGCACTCTGATGGGCGAAGATTGTTTCCCAAAACCATGGTATCCCAACGTTTTCTTGATGTCCGTCCTCTTGTCCGTTTTCACCTACAGCGTCTGCGTCACCTTAAAGGGAATGAAACACACACTCTACTTTCCTTACAAAGTACGTCAGCACGTCCCCAAAGTGACATTTTTTCCTAtcttactttttaaaaaacccattttttatttatgaaaaAATAGGTACGCTCATTGATTAGTGATTTCGCCGTTTTTATCTCCATCTGCTCGATGACTGGCTTGGACTTCTACGCTGGCGTTCAAACTCCCAAACTCTTTGTAATAAAATATCATTTTATTGAGTTCTTTGAAATAGCCTTCGATGACCATCATGATTAATCAGGTCCCCAGTGATTTCAAACCCACTTGGCCGGGACGTGGCTGGATTGTCAACCCTATCCATCCGGACAATCCTTGGTGGATTATTCCGGGTGCCATGCTTCCAGCTGCCCTTGCCACCATTCTACTCTTCCTCGACCAGCAAATTACGGCTGTCATCGTCAACCgcaaggaaaacaaattgaagGTGATATTTcgtgaaagttttttttttgtcacgtaGCGCATGGTTCCATGACACTGCGATTTCACAATTCAAATGGCTTCTATTAGTAAGGGGATTTCAAAGTTACTTTTTGTGACTACAGAAAGGATGCGGCTATCATTTGGACTTGTTCGTTTTGGCCATTCTAACGGCTCTGATGGGCCTGATGGGTCTCCCATGGCACGTCGCCGGTACCGTTATTTGCATTAACCACGTCAACTCATTGAAACAAGAATCAGAAACAGCTGCCCCCGGCGAAAAGCCCGTCTTCCTTGGTGTTCGGTAAGCAAATATTtacctatttatttattttttgcacaacgcaatcaatttatttttaaacgatgAATGTTTTCAGAGAGCAACGTGTCACGCATTTGGTTATCTTTTTACTGGTTGGTTTGTCCGTATTCATGACACCAATCCTTAAATTCATTCCAATGCCCGTCCTGTACGGCGTCTTTCTCTACATGGGAACGGCTCCATTATCAGAGATGCACTTTTTCGATCGCCTGCGCATCATTTTTATGCCTGCCAAGTACCAACCAGACTTCAACTACCTGAGGAAAGTGCCATTGAAGCGAGTTCACATGTACACGGCCATCCAGTTGGTTTGCTTCGCCGTTCTGTGGGTTGTCAAGACCAATGAAAcgatttccatttctttcccACTGATGGCAAGTTGTATTTATCTGCGAACGTATTCTGTACAGCGTCATAACTCAACGGTTTCTATTCGTTTTTAGTTGGTGATTATGATCTTTATCCGAAAAGCCTTGGACTATGTCTTTACCAGAGAAGAGTTGCACGTTTTGGACTCGGTTATCCCACCATTCCGCAGGAGTAAGAAACCACCGCAAGTGGAAGTAAGTACTGAGTTATAGTAAACGTTAAACATTAAATATATTTACAAATATCTTGCTTTTCTCTAAAGTCTGGATCCAAATCGGTTGTTAATGGCAAAGGACAAAGTTATTCGGCATTGCCTAAAAACAGCTCGAAAGTCAATATTAGTGACGAAGTGGCAAGATCAGGCGCATGGCTTCACGTCAACCACAGCAAATCTACATTCCAAGAGTACGTATTTCTTACTCTTACATTCaggtttaaaatgaaatagacTTTAAAAGTATTTTACCTTGAATTGTATAGTGGCACTGAGATGACCAGCTATAGGAGAAAAGATTATGGTGATGCGAAAGTGAGTGACGACGAAAATGAACCTCTCACTTTCTTATCAGGAACCAAAAGAATTCAAATACAGGTAATAGTTTTGTTGTccgttttctctttcattttaaccTTGTGCCATACTTacctgatttcttttttactttgaacAGCCTGGCACAAAACACAATCAGTGAACTACTTTTCATAGACGTCAGTTGCAATTAGAAGGCGTATAAAAGAACATCAAGGCCTGCCCGTGACATATTGGATTTCTTCGTCCAAATTCCTTAAACAACTAAATTATGgagattgaaattttacagaGGCTTATTACCATCGAGAATGGGGATATAGTACAAACACGCGAGCCTTAGGTGTATCAAATCTTAGCGATgcctccttcctttttcttcaaatattaCAGAGATCAAATGATAGCGTTTATGATATAGTCATGGCCAAGATAGAAGGATTCATTGTCGTTGATTTGCAGAGAGCATTTGAAGTGGCTTGACCATGTTTTTTAGGGCCATGTATTTTCATTCTTCAGTTCAGGTGCTGTAATTGcaatttaaattgaaaaacattCATTCATCTAATTTTTGTAATATACACGACCTTACTCTACTTTACTTTATCTTCTGTGTCCTTTGTTTGCCGTTGGATTAAATCGCAGCtggaaattaaaagaaaaggctttATTTCGAGATCCAGCCGCTCGTAAGTTGCAGTGTGGCAACGTGTAGCAAGTCGTTTTTCTCGTCGGAGCAGCGATTTGggttctattattattacgGGTGAGAAAGTTCCATTGGAAGGTGCAGCCTTCTATTTCTGCGTGTTCACCGTTGCTGTTCCATATTTTGTTGGGCGTCAACCATCGTGCAATGACTGGTAATAACActgtttcatttattttatatattgTAAAAACCCCAGTAAAGTTATTGATTTTTGTAAATCGATCAATATgaaatttctcctttttttcaagaaatattCACCGATGATGACAAGCAATACTTGATCAGGCCAATCAAAGGAAAGGGTCAAGGGCGTGACACGCTTACGTTTGACgttaaatgtaaaaatgatGCTCACATTGCATTGCTCAGCAGCGAGGAAATTACTTCACCCATGGTCGAAATTTTTATTGGCGGATGGACCAACCAAAAATCGGCTATTCGTCTGAATCAAAGCCGACCCGACAAGGCCGAAGAACCTACGCCTGATATTGTTTGCTGCGAAGAGTATCGACGTTTCTGGATTCGCTTCAGAAATAACCTTTTTCAAGTTGGAAGAGAGGGAGACGAAGAGCCTTTCCTCAGTTGGGAAAATACTGAAGAGCCATTCAAAGTGACTCATTTCGCTTTCTCCACCGGATGGGGATCAGCTGGTTCTTGGATCTTTGACGACGGTACGTCAACTTTGTGA
The nucleotide sequence above comes from Daphnia carinata strain CSIRO-1 chromosome 3, CSIRO_AGI_Dcar_HiC_V3, whole genome shotgun sequence. Encoded proteins:
- the LOC130697347 gene encoding sodium bicarbonate cotransporter 3-like, coding for MASNNQEPPSILVNEGDTGVRVLSPSPGVKRRSLRNRRSDAMHDLPPSMRVRFILGEDADKPGQNEPRPIFSEMEEFKSDDGTDGEWKEVARWIKFEEDVEDGGNRWTKPFVGTLSLHALFEFRSALLNGTLMLDAEATTVEEVVKVIVDKVCSTHQLTADQKNQMMEVMACPHRHLYEVQKSAPLLMSEKSRNSSAKNLTESRSKVGLALPSVPSMTNTANAAKGNSPFMKKIPPGAEVNNVLVGEVDFLDKPVSAFVRLSKAVVLGDFAEVRLPSRFFFLLLGPKGQLEDYREVGRVVATLMSDEVFNAVAYRAKNRDHLLAGIDEFMDAVTILPPGEWDPSIRIEPPTNVPSQEPRKNPDKPPEEKEDPALEELKILESQGLVRTGRFFGGLIDDVKRKLPFYKSDFTDAFAVQSIASITFLYFASLSPIITFGGLLGDATENRLAALESLCAGCICGIIYSLFAGQPLALLNATGPVLVFEGILYSFCSKNGYDYLSLRLWVGVWMGVFMITLCAFEISAWVAYITRFTEENFALLIASIYVYKAFEKIINIGIDYPLFPPAPKLNATDCYCYPSNETLSLAQDALGEMGPYNWTGLLTNSCAEIWNGTLMGEDCFPKPWYPNVFLMSVLLSVFTYSVCVTLKGMKHTLYFPYKVRSLISDFAVFISICSMTGLDFYAGVQTPKLFVPSDFKPTWPGRGWIVNPIHPDNPWWIIPGAMLPAALATILLFLDQQITAVIVNRKENKLKKGCGYHLDLFVLAILTALMGLMGLPWHVAGTVICINHVNSLKQESETAAPGEKPVFLGVREQRVTHLVIFLLVGLSVFMTPILKFIPMPVLYGVFLYMGTAPLSEMHFFDRLRIIFMPAKYQPDFNYLRKVPLKRVHMYTAIQLVCFAVLWVVKTNETISISFPLMLVIMIFIRKALDYVFTREELHVLDSVIPPFRRSKKPPQVESGSKSVVNGKGQSYSALPKNSSKVNISDEVARSGAWLHVNHSKSTFQDGTEMTSYRRKDYGDAKVSDDENEPLTFLSGTKRIQIQPGTKHNQ